The following are from one region of the Nicotiana tomentosiformis chromosome 7, ASM39032v3, whole genome shotgun sequence genome:
- the LOC138895334 gene encoding uncharacterized protein, giving the protein MVPAPVASPPAHPARDRGQAARARHEAESSDAVITCIIPVFHRDASVLFDLGSTYSYVSSYFTSYLFLPRDSSSAPVYVSIPVGDSIVVDRVYRSCVVTIGSLETRVDLLHLDMVDIDVILGMDWLSPYHAILDCHAKTVTLALPGLPRLEWKGTPGHSTSRFISYVKARLMVERGV; this is encoded by the exons ATGgttccagcaccggttgcttcaccgcctgctcatccagctagagataggggtcaggcagccagag CAAGgcatgaggctgagtcatctgacgctgtcatcacatgtattattccggttttccatagagatgcttcggttctatttgatctgggatctacttattcctacgtgtcatcctattttacttcatatcTATTTCTGCCTCGTGATTCCtcgagtgctcctgtgtatgtgtccatacctgtgggagattctattgttgttgatcgtgtctatcgttcgtgtgtggttactattgggagtcttgagactagggTAGATCTTCTACATCTTGATATGGTAGAtattgatgtcatcttgggtatggattggctgtcaccttatcatgctatattggattgccaCGCCAAGACGGtaaccttagccttgccggggttgcctcgattagagtggaaggggactcctggtcattctaccagcagatttatctcttatgtgaaggctcgacttATGGTCGagaggggtgtctag
- the LOC104113907 gene encoding uncharacterized protein, whose translation MSSTSRTWITATSLGVVEALKDQGICRWNYTIRAIHQHAKNNLRSYSQAKKLSSQSSSLFSANSDVKEKVKQSEESLRKVMYLSCWGPN comes from the coding sequence ATGAGTTCAACAAGCAGAACATGGATTACAGCAACTAGCTTGGGAGTCGTAGAAGCACTGAAAGATCAAGGAATTTGTAGGTGGAATTACACGATCCGAGCCATACATCAGCACGCCAAGAACAATTTAAGGTCATATTCGCAGGCCAAAAAACTCTCTTCTCaatcttcttctttgttttctgcAAACAGTGATGTGAAGGAGAAAGTGAAGCAGTCTGAGGAATCTTTGAGGAAAGTTATGTACTTGAGCTGTTGGGGTCCCAATTGA
- the LOC104113906 gene encoding uncharacterized protein, producing MSTSKRAWIVAASVGAVEALKDQGFCRWNYPLRSFAQHAKNNMRSYSQAKKLSSSSSSLFARSDKAKQSEESLRKVMYLSCWGPN from the coding sequence ATGAGTACAAGCAAGCGAGCGTGGATAGTAGCAGCCAGTGTTGGAGCAGTGGAAGCTTTAAAAGATCAAGGTTTCTGTAGATGGAATTACCCTTTGAGGTCCTTTGCTCAGCACGCAAAGAATAACATGAGATCTTACTCTCAAGCTAAgaagctttcttcttcttcatcctcaCTATTTGCAAGGAGCGACAAGGCTAAACAATCTGAAGAATCTTTGAGGAAAGTTATGTACTTGAGCTGTTGGGGTCCCAACTGA
- the LOC104113905 gene encoding uncharacterized protein, which yields MSSTSRAWVTAVSLGVVEALKDQGICRWNYTLRTIHQHAKNNPRTYSQAKKLSSHSSSLVSTNKGQLKQSEESLRKVMYLSCWGPN from the coding sequence ATGAGTTCAACAAGCAGGGCATGGGTTACAGCAGTGAGCTTGGGAGTGGTAGAGGCACTGAAAGATCAAGGAATTTGTAGGTGGAATTACACCTTGAGAACAATACATCAACACGCAAAGAACAATCCAAGGACATATTCACAGGCCAAGAAGCTCTCTTCTCACTCTTCTTCTTTGGTTTCTACAAACAAAGGTCAATTGAAGCAGTCTGAGGAGTCTCTGAGGAAAGTCATGTATTTGAGCTGTTGGGGTCCTAATTGA